In Sporichthya polymorpha DSM 43042, a genomic segment contains:
- a CDS encoding universal stress protein, with protein sequence MLVSHGTRRTGHALAELAAETDAYCVVVGSRGESFWASLGRFFRPSVSRSVLRERVTPVLVIPSELDEDGG encoded by the coding sequence GTGCTCGTATCGCACGGCACGCGGCGAACCGGCCACGCGCTGGCCGAACTGGCGGCGGAGACCGACGCCTATTGCGTGGTCGTCGGATCGCGGGGAGAGAGCTTCTGGGCGTCGCTGGGACGCTTCTTCCGTCCTTCGGTGTCCCGGTCGGTGCTGCGGGAACGGGTGACCCCGGTGCTCGTCATTCCCTCCGAACTCGACGAGGACGGTGGTTAA
- a CDS encoding glycoside hydrolase family 15 protein, protein MSKPLEDYAVLGDLQSVALVATDGSVDWLCLPRFDSPACFAALLDDERAGCWRIAPVGADRCSDRRYRGDTMILETDWDSADGSVRVIDFMPPRGDDPDLVRIVEGRSGRVRMRMTLRLRFDYGRIVPWVRALDGRIVAVAGPDAVWLDAAVPTHGENLTTVAEFEVAAGQRLTFVLIQHPSHLPPPAPLDAEQALRTTESFWTDWISPCRYRGRSADLVRRSLLTLKALTYAPTGGIVAAATTSVPEQLGGVRNWDYRYCWLRDATFTLHALIGAGFENEARAWREWLLRAVAGNPADLQIMYAVDGARRIPELELDWLAGYEQSRPVRVGNAAAGQFQLDVWGEVLDGLHVAREAGVAADDDAWALQRHLLDFLEGNWHRDDAGLWEVRSKDRPFVHSKVLCWAGLDRAVQAVDRHGRDGPVERWRALRDHIHNEVLRRGYDSERNTFTQFYGSQGLDAALLLLPRLGFLPWRDPRIVGTVEAVRRELDHDGLVLRYSVDADGGVDGLPGEEGAFLICSFWLVDALQGIGRTTEAAALFTRLCSLANDVGLLAEEYDGRAGRLVGNFPQAFSHIGLVNAARHLDPASPLVDGEHAVFPRPGAV, encoded by the coding sequence ATGAGCAAACCGCTCGAGGATTACGCCGTACTCGGAGACCTGCAGTCGGTCGCACTGGTGGCCACGGACGGGTCGGTGGACTGGTTGTGCCTGCCCCGGTTCGACTCACCGGCGTGCTTTGCGGCGCTGCTCGACGACGAGCGCGCCGGTTGCTGGCGCATCGCTCCGGTCGGCGCCGACAGATGCTCCGACCGGCGCTACCGGGGCGACACGATGATCCTGGAGACGGACTGGGACAGCGCGGACGGCAGTGTGCGTGTCATCGACTTCATGCCGCCGCGGGGGGACGACCCCGATCTGGTTCGGATCGTGGAGGGGCGCAGCGGGCGCGTCCGGATGCGCATGACGCTACGGTTGCGTTTCGACTACGGCCGTATCGTCCCCTGGGTGCGGGCGCTGGACGGCCGCATCGTGGCGGTCGCCGGACCGGACGCGGTCTGGCTGGATGCCGCGGTGCCGACGCACGGAGAGAACCTCACCACGGTCGCCGAGTTCGAGGTCGCCGCCGGCCAGCGGTTGACGTTCGTCCTGATCCAGCATCCGTCCCACCTGCCGCCGCCGGCGCCCCTCGACGCCGAGCAGGCACTCCGAACCACGGAATCGTTCTGGACGGACTGGATCTCCCCGTGTCGCTACCGCGGTCGATCCGCCGACCTGGTGCGCCGGTCGTTGTTGACGCTGAAAGCGCTGACCTACGCCCCGACCGGCGGCATCGTCGCCGCCGCCACGACATCGGTGCCGGAGCAACTGGGCGGCGTCCGCAACTGGGACTACCGCTACTGCTGGTTGCGGGATGCGACCTTCACCCTGCATGCCTTGATCGGTGCGGGATTCGAGAACGAAGCGCGGGCTTGGCGGGAGTGGCTGTTGCGTGCGGTCGCCGGGAATCCAGCCGACCTGCAGATCATGTACGCCGTCGACGGTGCCCGCCGGATTCCCGAACTGGAACTCGACTGGCTTGCGGGCTATGAGCAGTCCCGGCCTGTGCGCGTGGGCAATGCGGCCGCCGGGCAGTTCCAGCTCGACGTCTGGGGTGAGGTGCTGGACGGGCTCCACGTCGCCCGGGAGGCGGGTGTCGCCGCCGACGACGACGCGTGGGCTCTGCAGCGTCACCTGCTCGACTTCCTGGAGGGCAACTGGCATCGGGACGACGCCGGCCTGTGGGAGGTGCGGTCGAAGGATCGGCCGTTCGTGCACTCGAAGGTGCTGTGCTGGGCCGGTCTCGACCGCGCGGTCCAGGCCGTCGACAGGCACGGCAGGGACGGACCGGTGGAGCGCTGGCGCGCGCTGCGCGACCACATCCACAATGAGGTGCTGCGCCGTGGGTATGACTCCGAGCGGAACACCTTCACGCAGTTCTACGGCTCCCAGGGACTCGACGCCGCCCTGTTGCTGCTCCCGAGGCTCGGATTCCTTCCCTGGAGGGATCCGCGCATTGTCGGGACCGTGGAAGCCGTTCGACGCGAGCTCGACCACGACGGGTTGGTGCTGCGCTACAGCGTGGACGCGGACGGCGGAGTCGACGGTCTGCCTGGCGAGGAAGGGGCCTTTCTCATCTGCTCCTTCTGGCTCGTCGATGCGCTCCAGGGCATAGGCCGCACCACCGAAGCTGCAGCGTTGTTCACCCGGCTGTGCTCCCTGGCGAACGACGTCGGCCTGCTCGCCGAGGAGTACGACGGCCGCGCGGGACGCCTGGTCGGGAACTTTCCCCAAGCCTTCAGCCACATCGGGTTGGTCAACGCGGCCCGGCATCTCGATCCCGCATCGCCACTGGTGGACGGGGAGCATGCCGTCTTCCCTCGGCCCGGGGCCGTGTGA
- a CDS encoding flavodoxin family protein, whose protein sequence is MTSTLRALVLCCTLKSGDAESSSEKLGREVLVALADHDVDGEVVRVADRNVKFGVSTDEGDGDGWPAIRRKVLDSDIVVIATPIWMGQPSAVAKMTLERLDAELSETDDQGRPTMYNKVAVAAVVGNEDGAHHCCAEVMQTLNDVGFTVPAAGGTYWVGEAMQKTDYVDAGPKPETTGAATKTLAANAAHLARLLRDSPYPKS, encoded by the coding sequence ATGACGTCGACCCTTCGCGCCCTGGTGCTGTGCTGCACGCTGAAGTCCGGCGACGCCGAGTCGAGCTCGGAGAAGCTCGGGCGGGAGGTGCTGGTCGCGCTCGCCGATCACGACGTCGACGGCGAGGTGGTGCGCGTCGCCGACCGGAACGTGAAGTTCGGTGTGAGCACCGACGAGGGCGACGGCGACGGCTGGCCCGCCATCCGACGCAAGGTGCTCGACTCCGACATCGTCGTGATCGCGACACCCATCTGGATGGGTCAACCCTCCGCGGTCGCCAAGATGACGCTGGAGCGACTGGACGCCGAGCTGTCCGAGACCGACGACCAGGGCCGGCCGACGATGTACAACAAGGTCGCCGTCGCCGCGGTCGTCGGCAACGAGGACGGGGCGCACCACTGCTGCGCCGAGGTGATGCAGACCCTCAACGACGTCGGCTTCACCGTCCCTGCCGCGGGCGGCACCTACTGGGTGGGCGAGGCGATGCAGAAGACCGACTACGTCGACGCCGGCCCGAAGCCCGAGACCACCGGCGCCGCGACCAAGACCCTCGCCGCCAACGCCGCCCACCTCGCCCGGCTGCTCCGCGATTCCCCGTACCCGAAGAGCTGA
- a CDS encoding DUF808 domain-containing protein, which produces MAGGLVALLDDVAALARLAAASVDDIGAAAGRAGAKAAGVVVDDTAVTPRYVHGLAAKRELPIIAKIAKGSLRNKVLFILPVALLLSEFLPGLLTPILMLGGTYLCYEGAEKIWEKFAHHDTHHAPAAAVGNDQEDTMVKGAIRTDFILSAEIMVIALDDVTDEPFLTRLIVLFVVAFAITALVYGVVALIVKMDDIGLRLAQRKGAAAQRVGRGLVTAMPKVLALLATVGIAAMLWVGGHILLVGLDDIGWHGPYGLVHDAEEAVHDATGAFAGVLGWLTNTLGSALLGALVGAVVVALVTAIKRARGGRAAHA; this is translated from the coding sequence ATGGCGGGCGGGCTGGTCGCCCTCCTCGACGACGTCGCCGCGCTGGCCCGGCTGGCCGCGGCGTCGGTCGACGACATCGGTGCGGCGGCAGGACGCGCCGGCGCGAAGGCGGCGGGTGTCGTCGTCGACGACACGGCGGTGACCCCGCGCTACGTGCACGGTCTCGCCGCTAAGCGCGAGCTTCCGATCATCGCCAAGATCGCCAAGGGTTCGCTGCGCAACAAGGTGCTCTTCATCCTCCCCGTGGCGCTGCTGCTGAGCGAGTTCCTGCCGGGGCTGCTCACGCCGATCCTCATGCTCGGCGGCACCTACCTCTGCTACGAGGGCGCGGAGAAGATCTGGGAGAAGTTCGCCCACCACGACACCCACCACGCCCCCGCGGCCGCCGTGGGCAACGACCAAGAGGACACGATGGTCAAGGGGGCCATCCGTACGGACTTCATCCTCTCGGCCGAGATCATGGTCATCGCCCTGGACGACGTGACCGACGAGCCGTTCCTGACCCGGCTCATCGTCCTGTTCGTCGTGGCGTTCGCCATCACCGCGCTCGTGTACGGCGTCGTCGCGCTGATCGTGAAGATGGACGACATCGGCTTGCGCCTCGCCCAGCGCAAGGGCGCCGCCGCCCAGCGGGTGGGTCGCGGGCTCGTCACCGCGATGCCGAAGGTGCTGGCCCTGCTGGCGACCGTCGGGATCGCGGCGATGCTCTGGGTCGGTGGGCACATCCTCCTCGTGGGGCTCGACGACATCGGGTGGCACGGGCCCTACGGACTGGTGCACGACGCGGAGGAGGCCGTCCACGACGCCACCGGCGCGTTCGCGGGTGTTCTCGGGTGGCTGACCAACACCCTGGGCTCCGCCCTGCTCGGCGCCCTCGTCGGCGCGGTCGTCGTGGCCCTCGTGACCGCGATCAAGCGCGCTCGGGGTGGCCGCGCCGCGCACGCCTGA
- a CDS encoding ferredoxin, producing MTKPFVRVNRDRCQGVQMCIAWAPGAFEAGPDGLTIFRPDGEWTLEQLEEAVENCPTETLTLVLDGDEETG from the coding sequence ATGACCAAGCCGTTCGTCCGGGTGAACCGGGACCGGTGCCAGGGGGTGCAGATGTGCATCGCCTGGGCCCCCGGAGCGTTCGAGGCCGGGCCCGACGGGCTGACGATCTTCCGCCCCGACGGGGAGTGGACGCTCGAGCAGCTCGAGGAAGCCGTCGAGAACTGCCCCACCGAGACGCTGACCCTGGTCCTGGACGGGGACGAGGAGACCGGCTAG
- a CDS encoding helix-turn-helix transcriptional regulator — protein MTDGPRADGPARGRRAEVLRVLADAADPLTVFDVAAELGVHANTVRWHLDALLEQGRVEQVRPDRCGPGRPPVLYRAVPKMDPAGPRNYHFLAAALVTGLAAGPDPAGQALAAGRAQGRALAAADGGAARRSPVSRLVDLLDEIGFAPERRREGGHTQIGLRNCPFLELAEPGSAVVCSLHLGVMQGALEEWGADVTADQLEPFVAPDLCLARLTKLR, from the coding sequence ATGACGGACGGGCCTCGCGCGGACGGGCCGGCCCGCGGCCGGCGCGCGGAGGTGCTCCGGGTCCTGGCGGACGCGGCCGACCCGCTGACGGTCTTCGACGTCGCGGCGGAGCTCGGGGTCCACGCCAACACGGTGCGGTGGCACCTGGACGCGTTGCTGGAGCAGGGACGCGTCGAGCAGGTGCGGCCCGACCGGTGCGGTCCGGGCCGGCCGCCGGTGCTGTACCGGGCGGTGCCGAAGATGGATCCGGCCGGACCGCGGAACTACCACTTCCTGGCGGCGGCGCTGGTGACCGGTCTCGCGGCCGGCCCGGACCCGGCCGGTCAGGCGTTGGCGGCCGGTCGTGCGCAGGGTCGCGCACTGGCGGCGGCGGACGGAGGAGCGGCGCGGCGGAGTCCGGTCAGTCGGTTGGTCGACCTGCTCGACGAAATCGGCTTCGCCCCCGAGCGCCGACGGGAGGGTGGGCACACGCAGATCGGCCTGCGGAACTGCCCGTTCCTCGAACTCGCGGAGCCGGGGTCGGCGGTGGTGTGCTCGCTGCATCTCGGGGTGATGCAGGGAGCGCTCGAGGAGTGGGGCGCGGACGTGACGGCTGATCAGCTGGAGCCGTTCGTTGCCCCGGATCTGTGCCTGGCTCGCCTGACCAAGCTGCGCTAG
- a CDS encoding S8 family serine peptidase, which yields MNRLSARRRTTNGAATAVLTAVLSAAVAGATLAPLPAAAVAERPEAPTAAASFVPGLRLGEPIPGQWIVTFNGDASATHVARIRELIDRGGKVRFDFKAAARGFAAVLDEAALARLRQDPRVAAIEPDRRVYATGTQSPAPSWGLDRLDQEALPLSNSYRYDATGAGVTAYVLDTGVRTTHREFGGRASAGFTAFDDGRGAQDCNGHGTHVAGTIGGATYGVAKQAKIVGVRVLDCDGSGSTSGVIAGVDWVTAHHRGPSVANMSLGAGASAALDEAVARSIAAGVTYAVAAGNDNVDACTQSPARLAGAITVGASTKTDARASFSNYGRCVDLFAPGEAIRAAGFKSDTATALFSGTSMATPHVAGVIANYLQTNPAATPAQVASALDRGGRRGLLSAIGAGSVNLLLALTNPIPATPHAPAPITGAPQAAIPAGQRVTSAGTPVRLTWDTASAGSGAAVHELQRSADGKRWQNVRLATPTALRATVKLPTGSWRFRVRATNAQGVTGSWSSVARVSVRVKQQHAAIYRAPHRWKKAKQSAALGGSVTRTNSAGAAATFRFTGSAVAWVGTLAPNRGRARVYLDGRSIGVVDLYAKKTSTRRLILTRHVGPGRHVLSIRVLGKRTRAAASSYIDADAFITLG from the coding sequence ATGAACCGACTCTCAGCCCGCCGGCGCACCACGAACGGCGCCGCAACTGCCGTCCTCACCGCGGTGCTGAGCGCCGCGGTCGCGGGGGCGACGCTGGCTCCGCTGCCCGCAGCGGCGGTGGCGGAGCGCCCGGAGGCGCCCACCGCGGCCGCATCCTTCGTCCCCGGCCTGCGGCTGGGCGAACCGATCCCCGGACAGTGGATCGTGACGTTCAACGGCGACGCCAGCGCGACTCACGTCGCGCGCATCCGCGAGCTGATCGACCGGGGCGGGAAGGTCCGGTTCGACTTCAAGGCCGCGGCGCGCGGGTTCGCCGCCGTGCTCGACGAGGCCGCTCTGGCGCGGCTGCGCCAGGACCCGCGGGTGGCCGCGATCGAACCGGACCGGCGGGTCTACGCGACCGGGACGCAGTCCCCGGCACCGAGCTGGGGCCTGGACCGGCTCGACCAGGAGGCGCTGCCGCTGTCGAACAGCTACCGCTACGACGCGACCGGCGCCGGCGTCACCGCGTACGTCCTGGACACCGGGGTGCGCACCACGCACCGCGAGTTCGGCGGTCGCGCCAGTGCCGGGTTCACCGCGTTCGACGACGGCCGCGGCGCGCAGGACTGCAACGGCCACGGCACGCACGTCGCCGGGACGATCGGTGGCGCCACCTACGGCGTGGCCAAGCAGGCCAAGATCGTCGGGGTCCGCGTACTCGACTGCGACGGCAGCGGTTCCACGTCCGGCGTGATCGCGGGAGTGGACTGGGTGACCGCGCACCACCGCGGCCCGTCCGTGGCCAACATGAGCCTCGGCGCCGGCGCCTCGGCCGCGCTCGACGAGGCGGTGGCGCGCTCCATCGCCGCCGGCGTGACCTACGCCGTCGCCGCCGGCAACGACAACGTCGACGCCTGCACGCAGTCGCCGGCCCGTCTCGCCGGCGCTATCACGGTCGGGGCGAGCACGAAGACCGACGCGCGTGCCTCGTTCTCCAACTACGGCCGCTGCGTGGACCTCTTCGCCCCGGGCGAGGCGATCCGCGCCGCGGGATTCAAGTCCGACACCGCAACGGCACTCTTCTCCGGGACCTCGATGGCCACCCCGCACGTCGCGGGTGTCATCGCCAACTACCTGCAGACCAACCCGGCGGCCACGCCGGCGCAGGTGGCGTCCGCGCTGGACCGCGGCGGCCGTCGCGGCCTGCTCAGCGCCATCGGTGCGGGTTCGGTGAACCTGCTGCTCGCCCTGACCAACCCGATCCCGGCGACGCCGCACGCTCCGGCGCCGATCACCGGTGCGCCGCAGGCGGCGATCCCGGCCGGCCAGCGCGTGACCTCCGCCGGCACCCCCGTGCGGCTCACCTGGGACACCGCCTCGGCGGGGAGCGGCGCCGCGGTCCACGAACTGCAGCGCAGCGCCGACGGCAAGCGCTGGCAGAACGTGCGCCTGGCGACCCCGACCGCGCTGCGCGCCACTGTGAAGCTGCCGACCGGCTCCTGGCGGTTCCGTGTCCGGGCCACGAACGCGCAGGGCGTCACCGGGTCGTGGTCGAGCGTCGCGCGGGTGAGCGTGCGCGTGAAGCAGCAGCACGCCGCGATCTACCGCGCGCCACATCGCTGGAAGAAGGCGAAGCAGAGCGCCGCCCTCGGCGGCAGCGTGACCCGGACCAATTCCGCGGGTGCCGCCGCGACCTTCCGTTTCACCGGGAGCGCGGTGGCCTGGGTGGGGACGCTGGCGCCGAACCGCGGCCGGGCGCGGGTCTACCTCGACGGCCGCAGCATCGGCGTCGTCGACCTTTACGCGAAGAAGACCAGCACCCGTCGCCTCATCCTGACCCGCCACGTCGGCCCGGGCCGCCACGTCCTGTCCATCCGTGTGCTCGGCAAGCGCACTCGCGCCGCTGCCAGCAGCTACATCGACGCCGACGCCTTCATCACGCTGGGCTGA
- a CDS encoding PAS domain S-box protein: MGVVAELDLTRPADLLAAAMAQLPGLSVLVVDAEHRVLTGCGSIAACPELSTDDLLGRRLPDVLPAGSWAALAPVCAAALAGRTLTADDVCPRSNTVVELTGSPVVHEGRVVAASISMRDVTAVRDAQTQLKRVAREFESFVGTSVEGHYRLDPDGIVLWASPSMATLTGKPMSEIVGVKARGVVHPEDVGRRDAAMAALLRTQEPQVFQVRGEHADGTWHWFEGTLRGLFDDAGQLLELHNTTRDVTLRKADEDLRRQWQLSFEATSRGIALLDPSEHRIVQVNPAFAAMHGGTPEDFAGRPLVEMVTADGRARTAHHVELVAVETYVHFESEHVRLDDGSVFPVDVEVVSPRDADGRLLYRLVYLADLTQQKAHAAAEQQARDLFAATVDQAPIGMCLVAPDGRFLRVNAALCRLLQRSESELLAADFQQLTHPEDLDSDLVLLQQVLDGARDSYEMPKRYIAPTGEAVHTWLSVRLIRHRDGSPAHFISQIVDLTRMHAAETKLRVMEDRHRIATDLHDHVVQGLFAVGLSLQMLETRVEPGPHADQLSRSINDIDETIARIRSAIYGLRASGGGTVAVRDRVHDVLAEVAPLFPKPPAVFFSGPLEVMVSAELLEEVVVVILGALTEMAREGNVDQPQVALTLVPELSELLVRITENTTGDRTTHLHWTASVA, encoded by the coding sequence ATGGGCGTGGTGGCTGAGCTCGACCTGACGCGCCCGGCTGATCTCCTCGCGGCCGCGATGGCCCAGTTGCCGGGCCTGAGCGTGCTCGTCGTCGACGCCGAGCACCGCGTGCTCACCGGCTGCGGCTCGATCGCCGCGTGCCCCGAACTCTCGACCGACGACCTGCTCGGACGGCGACTGCCCGACGTTCTCCCGGCGGGCTCGTGGGCGGCACTTGCGCCGGTGTGCGCGGCCGCTCTGGCCGGGCGGACCCTCACCGCCGACGACGTCTGCCCCCGGAGCAACACGGTCGTGGAGCTGACCGGCAGCCCCGTCGTTCACGAGGGCCGCGTGGTCGCGGCCTCGATCTCGATGCGCGACGTCACGGCGGTGCGGGACGCGCAGACCCAGCTGAAGCGGGTGGCCCGGGAGTTCGAGTCCTTCGTCGGCACCTCGGTCGAGGGGCACTACCGGCTGGATCCGGACGGGATCGTGCTGTGGGCGTCCCCGAGCATGGCGACGCTGACCGGCAAGCCGATGTCCGAGATCGTCGGGGTCAAGGCCCGCGGAGTCGTGCATCCGGAGGACGTGGGCCGGCGCGACGCCGCGATGGCCGCCCTGCTGCGGACCCAGGAGCCGCAGGTGTTCCAGGTGCGCGGCGAGCACGCCGACGGCACGTGGCACTGGTTCGAGGGCACCCTGCGCGGACTGTTCGACGACGCCGGTCAGCTGCTGGAGCTGCACAACACCACGCGCGATGTGACGCTGCGAAAGGCCGACGAGGACCTGCGGCGGCAGTGGCAGCTCAGCTTCGAGGCCACCAGTCGCGGCATCGCTCTCCTGGACCCGAGCGAGCACCGCATCGTGCAGGTCAATCCCGCCTTCGCGGCCATGCACGGCGGCACCCCCGAGGACTTCGCCGGCCGCCCCCTCGTGGAGATGGTGACCGCCGACGGCCGGGCGCGAACCGCCCACCACGTCGAGCTGGTCGCGGTCGAGACCTATGTGCACTTCGAGAGCGAGCACGTCCGGCTCGACGACGGGTCCGTGTTCCCGGTCGACGTCGAGGTCGTCTCACCGCGGGACGCGGACGGACGGCTGCTCTACCGCCTCGTCTACCTCGCCGACCTGACGCAGCAGAAGGCCCACGCCGCCGCCGAGCAGCAGGCTCGGGACCTGTTCGCCGCCACCGTCGACCAGGCCCCGATCGGGATGTGCCTGGTCGCCCCCGACGGACGCTTCCTGCGCGTCAACGCCGCGCTGTGCCGGTTGCTGCAGCGTTCCGAGTCCGAGTTGCTGGCCGCGGACTTCCAACAGCTCACGCATCCGGAGGATCTGGACTCCGACCTCGTCCTTCTGCAGCAGGTGCTCGACGGCGCGCGCGACTCCTACGAGATGCCCAAGCGCTACATCGCGCCGACCGGCGAGGCGGTCCACACCTGGCTGTCCGTCCGGCTGATCCGCCACCGCGACGGCAGCCCGGCCCACTTCATCTCCCAGATCGTCGACCTCACGCGCATGCACGCGGCGGAGACGAAGCTGCGCGTCATGGAGGACCGGCACCGCATCGCGACCGACCTCCACGACCACGTCGTGCAGGGGCTCTTCGCCGTCGGCCTGTCGCTGCAGATGCTCGAGACGCGGGTGGAGCCCGGTCCGCACGCCGACCAGCTCAGCCGGTCCATCAACGACATCGACGAGACGATCGCGCGGATCCGGAGCGCCATCTACGGCCTCCGCGCCTCCGGCGGCGGCACCGTCGCGGTCCGGGATCGGGTCCACGACGTGCTGGCCGAGGTCGCGCCCCTGTTCCCCAAGCCGCCGGCCGTCTTCTTCTCCGGCCCCCTGGAGGTCATGGTCAGCGCCGAGCTGCTCGAGGAGGTCGTCGTCGTGATCCTCGGGGCGTTGACCGAGATGGCCCGGGAAGGGAACGTCGATCAGCCGCAGGTCGCGCTGACCCTCGTTCCCGAACTCAGCGAACTTCTCGTCCGGATCACCGAGAACACCACGGGCGACCGGACCACCCACCTGCACTGGACCGCCTCGGTCGCATGA
- the fdxA gene encoding ferredoxin, whose translation MTYVIGEPCVDVTDRSCIEECPVDCIYEGARALYIHPDECVDCGACEPVCPVEAIYYEDDLPEAWRPHLADNEAFFAQTLPGKDGPLGSPGGAAKLGRLGIDAPLVASLAPREESESA comes from the coding sequence ATGACCTACGTGATCGGTGAGCCCTGCGTCGACGTGACGGACCGGTCGTGCATCGAGGAATGCCCGGTCGACTGCATCTACGAGGGCGCGCGGGCCCTGTACATCCACCCGGACGAGTGCGTCGACTGCGGCGCCTGCGAGCCGGTCTGCCCGGTCGAGGCGATCTACTACGAGGACGACCTCCCCGAGGCCTGGCGTCCCCACCTCGCCGACAACGAGGCCTTCTTCGCCCAGACCCTCCCGGGGAAGGACGGTCCCCTCGGTTCCCCGGGCGGTGCCGCCAAGCTCGGCCGGCTCGGCATCGACGCCCCGCTCGTCGCGTCCCTCGCGCCGCGGGAGGAGTCCGAGAGCGCCTGA
- a CDS encoding alcohol dehydrogenase catalytic domain-containing protein has translation MRAVTTRPGVPGSLALAELPEPQPTADSLLVDGLAVGICGTDREIVRGEYGSPPAGAEVLVLGHESLGRVRHAPPGSGFSAGDLVAGVVRRPDPEPCGACAHGEFDMCRNGRYTERGIVGRDGYAAQVWSVAPAYAVKLSASLADVGVLVEPASVVAKAWEQVERIGARAWFEPRRVLVTGAGPIGLLAAMMGVQRGLDVHVVDQVTCGPKPVLTERLGASYHTAAVDAVMTELRPDVVIEATAAADVVWAVVGNTAPYGITCLTGVSSAGRQVPADLGALNRSLVLENDVIVGSVNANLRHYAAAAEALARAEPDWLSGLLTRRVPLADWQSAYEPHPEDIKVVLDLTGG, from the coding sequence ATGCGCGCGGTGACCACCCGTCCGGGAGTACCCGGAAGCCTCGCGCTGGCCGAGTTACCGGAGCCCCAACCGACCGCTGACTCGCTGCTCGTGGACGGGCTCGCCGTCGGCATCTGCGGCACCGACCGGGAGATCGTGCGCGGGGAGTACGGAAGCCCGCCGGCGGGGGCGGAGGTCCTGGTGCTGGGGCACGAGTCGCTCGGCCGCGTCCGTCATGCGCCTCCAGGTTCGGGATTCTCGGCCGGTGACCTGGTCGCGGGCGTCGTTCGACGCCCCGACCCGGAGCCGTGCGGAGCCTGCGCCCACGGCGAGTTCGACATGTGCCGCAACGGGCGGTACACCGAGCGCGGCATCGTCGGTCGGGACGGGTATGCGGCCCAGGTCTGGAGCGTGGCCCCCGCCTACGCGGTCAAGCTGAGTGCGTCCCTGGCCGATGTCGGGGTCCTGGTCGAGCCTGCCTCGGTGGTCGCCAAGGCGTGGGAGCAGGTCGAGCGGATCGGAGCCCGCGCGTGGTTCGAGCCCCGCAGGGTGCTCGTCACGGGGGCCGGGCCCATCGGGTTGCTCGCCGCGATGATGGGGGTGCAGCGCGGCTTGGACGTCCACGTCGTGGACCAAGTCACCTGCGGACCCAAGCCGGTTCTGACGGAGCGTCTGGGGGCCAGCTATCACACTGCCGCGGTCGACGCGGTGATGACTGAACTCCGACCGGATGTCGTGATCGAAGCGACGGCAGCGGCTGACGTGGTGTGGGCGGTCGTGGGGAACACGGCGCCCTACGGCATCACGTGTCTGACCGGTGTGAGCTCCGCGGGTCGCCAGGTCCCCGCCGACCTCGGCGCGCTCAACCGCAGCTTGGTCCTCGAGAACGATGTGATCGTCGGATCGGTCAACGCGAACCTGCGGCACTACGCGGCCGCCGCCGAAGCGCTCGCCCGCGCGGAACCCGATTGGTTGTCCGGGCTGCTCACGCGGCGGGTCCCGCTGGCCGACTGGCAGAGCGCTTATGAACCGCACCCGGAGGACATCAAGGTCGTTCTCGACCTGACCGGCGGTTAG